Proteins found in one Bremerella volcania genomic segment:
- a CDS encoding 3-hydroxyacyl-ACP dehydratase FabZ family protein: MKFSLIDQISEIHPGERISAIKCLSLAEEYLQDHFPRFPVMPGVLMLEAMTQTGAWLVRVTNNFSHSLTVLKEARNVKYGNFVEPGEMLIVKAELVKMDGNLASLKVSGELAGNVAVSSRIVLESYNSSGTDEPNITDQNAIRQLKQQYELLYRQHSAV; this comes from the coding sequence ATGAAGTTCAGTCTGATCGATCAAATCTCGGAGATTCATCCCGGCGAACGAATTTCGGCGATTAAGTGTTTAAGCTTGGCCGAAGAGTACCTCCAGGATCACTTTCCGCGGTTTCCGGTCATGCCCGGCGTGTTGATGTTGGAAGCGATGACTCAGACCGGGGCCTGGTTGGTTCGCGTGACGAACAACTTCAGCCACAGCCTGACCGTGCTGAAAGAAGCACGCAACGTGAAGTACGGCAACTTTGTCGAACCTGGCGAGATGCTGATCGTCAAAGCGGAACTGGTCAAGATGGATGGCAATTTGGCTTCGCTTAAGGTTTCCGGCGAATTGGCGGGAAACGTCGCGGTTAGTTCGCGCATCGTATTGGAAAGCTATAACTCTTCCGGTACCGACGAGCCCAACATCACCGATCAAAATGCGATTCGGCAACTAAAACAACAATACGAACTGCTCTATCGTCAACACTCGGCGGTTTAG
- a CDS encoding acyl carrier protein translates to MAPSDDEVFEKVREALVDALGVDEEEVVPEATMVGDLGAESIDFLDIVFRLEKAFGITIPRDELFPEDILTNAEYVQGGKVTDEGLAELKKRMPFADLSKFEANPVVSDFGNLLTVNDMCSYVKSKLA, encoded by the coding sequence ATGGCACCCTCGGATGACGAAGTTTTTGAAAAGGTCCGCGAAGCCTTGGTAGACGCGTTGGGCGTTGACGAGGAAGAAGTGGTACCAGAGGCCACCATGGTCGGCGATCTGGGTGCCGAGTCGATTGACTTCCTGGATATCGTGTTCCGCCTGGAGAAAGCGTTCGGAATCACCATTCCGCGTGACGAACTGTTCCCGGAAGACATTCTAACCAACGCCGAGTACGTCCAAGGCGGCAAGGTCACCGACGAAGGTCTGGCCGAACTGAAGAAGCGCATGCCATTTGCCGATCTCAGCAAGTTTGAAGCGAACCCAGTCGTGTCGGACTTCGGCAACCTGCTGACCGTCAACGATATGTGCAGCTACGTCAAGTCGAAGCTGGCCTAA
- a CDS encoding 3-hydroxyacyl-ACP dehydratase FabZ family protein has protein sequence MRWFWIDKFIEFKSGESAKAVKCVSLAEDHLHDHFRYLPVMPHSLVIEGIAQTGGLLAGEVYDFRERVVLAKVAKAIFHGTAHPGDQLTYTATMNDIRENGAYVSATSHIGDQLHAEVELFFAHLNDKDQQRELFFPADLLSMLRLLGLYEVGLAKDGSPLQPPDYMIQAEIELTKTPSIS, from the coding sequence ATGCGTTGGTTTTGGATCGACAAGTTCATTGAGTTTAAAAGTGGCGAGTCGGCCAAAGCGGTGAAGTGCGTCTCGTTGGCCGAAGACCATCTCCATGATCACTTTCGCTACCTGCCGGTCATGCCGCATTCGCTGGTGATCGAAGGGATTGCTCAGACCGGCGGTTTGCTTGCCGGCGAAGTTTACGACTTCCGCGAACGTGTCGTTCTGGCCAAAGTAGCCAAGGCCATCTTTCATGGCACGGCTCATCCTGGTGATCAGTTGACCTATACGGCGACGATGAACGACATCCGCGAGAACGGAGCGTACGTCTCGGCGACCAGTCACATCGGCGATCAGTTGCACGCTGAGGTCGAATTGTTTTTCGCCCACCTCAACGACAAAGACCAGCAGCGCGAGCTGTTCTTCCCGGCCGACCTGCTATCAATGCTACGCTTGCTTGGCCTTTATGAAGTCGGTCTGGCCAAAGATGGTTCCCCGCTTCAACCACCCGATTACATGATTCAAGCGGAAATCGAACTAACGAAAACCCCCTCGATTTCGTAG
- a CDS encoding beta-ketoacyl-[acyl-carrier-protein] synthase family protein has product MTRRVVVTGVGMVNPMGHDVETVWKGLKEGASGVGYTTIFDASNFPTKISAEVKNWDVTKCGEKIADWEKAGRHTRFAVGAAKQAVESSGVLDSIKDPTRFGVYLGCGEGDQDFHTFTNMVVAAISSGNGDWDKSAFITKGLATLDSQREMEQDPSMPCGHLASLFNAQGPNLNCLTACAASSQAIGEARELIKRGTCDVMLSGGAHSMIHPFGVTGFNLLTALSTRNDEPTKASRPFDRERDGFVLGEGASMVVLEELEHAKARGATIFGEIIGYGTTADAFRITDTHPEGRGGIACMKMAMEDAGIGPEQVNYVNAHGTSTTVNDKVETLCCKEAFGEEWAKKIPVSSTKSMMGHLIAAAGVTEAIVCMLAIRDNVLPPTINYENPDDNCDLDYVPNVAREAKVDIALNNSFGFGGQNITLALSRFKD; this is encoded by the coding sequence ATGACTAGGCGAGTCGTTGTCACCGGTGTCGGCATGGTGAATCCCATGGGACACGATGTGGAAACGGTCTGGAAAGGCTTGAAAGAGGGCGCTTCCGGCGTTGGCTACACCACCATCTTTGACGCCTCGAACTTCCCCACCAAGATCTCGGCGGAAGTCAAGAATTGGGACGTGACCAAGTGCGGTGAGAAGATCGCCGACTGGGAAAAAGCTGGTCGTCATACGCGCTTCGCCGTAGGTGCCGCCAAGCAGGCCGTGGAATCTTCCGGCGTCCTGGACAGCATCAAGGATCCGACCCGCTTTGGCGTCTACTTGGGATGTGGCGAAGGGGATCAGGATTTTCACACCTTCACCAACATGGTGGTCGCCGCGATCAGCAGCGGCAATGGCGACTGGGACAAGTCGGCATTCATCACCAAGGGCCTGGCCACGCTCGACTCGCAGCGCGAGATGGAACAAGACCCCAGCATGCCTTGTGGTCACCTGGCATCGTTGTTCAACGCCCAAGGGCCTAACCTGAACTGCTTGACTGCCTGTGCCGCTTCAAGCCAGGCCATTGGCGAAGCGCGTGAACTGATCAAGCGTGGTACGTGCGACGTGATGCTCTCAGGCGGAGCACACTCGATGATCCATCCTTTTGGCGTCACCGGTTTCAACTTGCTGACCGCCCTGTCGACCCGCAACGACGAGCCCACCAAGGCATCGCGCCCTTTCGATCGAGAACGCGACGGCTTCGTGCTGGGCGAAGGAGCCTCGATGGTCGTGCTCGAAGAACTCGAACATGCCAAGGCCCGCGGCGCGACGATCTTTGGCGAGATCATTGGCTACGGCACCACGGCCGATGCGTTCCGCATTACCGACACCCATCCGGAAGGACGCGGGGGTATCGCCTGCATGAAGATGGCGATGGAAGACGCCGGTATCGGTCCAGAACAGGTCAACTACGTCAACGCCCACGGCACCAGCACCACGGTGAACGACAAGGTCGAAACGCTGTGCTGCAAGGAAGCGTTTGGCGAAGAGTGGGCCAAGAAGATCCCGGTCTCCAGTACCAAGAGCATGATGGGGCATTTGATTGCCGCAGCTGGCGTGACCGAAGCGATCGTCTGCATGTTGGCCATTCGTGACAACGTCCTTCCGCCAACGATCAACTACGAGAATCCAGACGACAACTGCGATCTCGATTATGTGCCCAATGTGGCCCGCGAGGCGAAGGTCGATATCGCCCTGAACAACAGTTTTGGGTTCGGCGGCCAAAACATCACGCTCGCCCTTAGTCGTTTCAAAGACTAA